DNA sequence from the Streptomyces sp. HUAS 15-9 genome:
GAGCCGGATCTGCTCAGCTAGCGGCCGCGGGCCTTTCAGAACCCGCGCAGGACGACCGCCTTCGTCATCGCGAACTCCTCGTCCGTGAGCACGCCTTCCCGGTGCAGCTCGCCCAGTTCCCGCAGCCGGCGCAGCAGTACGTCGTGGTGGTCGGCCGGCGGCGGCACCGCACCCGTCGGCCGGTCCCGGTCGGCGTACGGGACGTCGGCCCGGGTGGACGGATGCGGCAGCCGCGCGGTGACCGCGGCCGCGACCAGCGCGGTGAGCAGATCGCGGCGGACGCTGCCCCACAGGTCGAGGGCGTACGGGTCCCGCTCGGGCGGCAGCCTGGAGAACACCGTCTCGCGCAACGCGAACCGCAGAAGGCCGTCCTCGTAGCCGGAGTTGGGCAGCCACTCGACCTGGGCCAGGTCGACGACGTTGATGATCCGGGGCCCGGTGGCCCGCTTGACCCGCTCCGAGGTGTCGGCCCAGTCGATACGGACCTGGGTCCCGTCGAAGGAGACCGTGCCGTCGGAGGAACGCACCGAGACCGGTACCGGCGGGCCGGGCAGCAGATAGGCCTTGGTGGGCTCCTTGGGAATCTGGTCGAGGAGGAGCGCGTGCCG
Encoded proteins:
- a CDS encoding DUF4429 domain-containing protein, which encodes MAEIIQRDGTWAFDGSTVRITPGLHRSVPLFRQTYGEIAVPLEAVAGVVYEPERKRGRLRMRLREGADPLLQATGGRLPEPADPYRLTVDLDRSGVAEYVAEEIRHALLLDQIPKEPTKAYLLPGPPVPVSVRSSDGTVSFDGTQVRIDWADTSERVKRATGPRIINVVDLAQVEWLPNSGYEDGLLRFALRETVFSRLPPERDPYALDLWGSVRRDLLTALVAAAVTARLPHPSTRADVPYADRDRPTGAVPPPADHHDVLLRRLRELGELHREGVLTDEEFAMTKAVVLRGF